One segment of Deinococcus sp. Leaf326 DNA contains the following:
- a CDS encoding SDR family oxidoreductase, with product MTKIAVTAATGHLGHLTVQALLDRGVRAGDIVAVVRDPQKAQALAAQGVDVRQADYTQPEGWAQALAGVDRLLLISSSSMEDRAGQHRTVIKAAKAAGVELLAYTSLLGADTARMSLAADHQATEAILKASGVPYVLLRNGWYLENYNAAQSLGAGAVLGAAGEGRINAAARRDYAEAAAAVLSTEGHAGKTYELGGDEGFTLAELAAEIGRQGGKDVAYHDLPEAEYEKTLEGFGLPTPVAQMLASSDGGVKRGELATSSSDLRNLIGRPTTTLAQGVAAQLGN from the coding sequence ATGACCAAGATCGCTGTTACCGCCGCCACCGGCCACCTCGGCCACCTCACCGTGCAGGCCCTGCTGGACCGGGGCGTCCGGGCGGGCGACATCGTCGCCGTCGTCCGCGACCCGCAGAAGGCGCAGGCGCTCGCCGCACAGGGCGTGGACGTGCGCCAGGCCGACTACACGCAGCCTGAGGGCTGGGCGCAGGCCCTCGCGGGCGTGGACCGCCTCCTGCTCATCAGCAGCAGCAGCATGGAGGACCGCGCCGGGCAGCACCGCACCGTGATCAAGGCCGCGAAGGCGGCGGGCGTGGAGCTGCTGGCCTACACCAGCCTGCTGGGGGCCGACACGGCGCGGATGTCGCTGGCCGCCGACCACCAGGCGACCGAGGCGATCCTGAAGGCCAGCGGCGTGCCCTACGTGCTGCTGCGCAACGGCTGGTACCTGGAGAACTACAACGCGGCGCAGTCACTGGGCGCGGGCGCGGTGCTGGGCGCGGCCGGCGAGGGCCGGATCAACGCCGCCGCGCGCCGCGACTACGCCGAGGCCGCCGCCGCCGTCCTGAGCACGGAGGGCCACGCCGGCAAGACCTACGAACTGGGCGGCGACGAGGGCTTCACGCTCGCCGAACTAGCCGCCGAGATCGGGCGCCAAGGCGGCAAGGACGTGGCCTACCACGACCTGCCCGAGGCCGAATACGAAAAGACCCTGGAAGGCTTTGGCCTACCGACCCCCGTCGCGCAGATGCTCGCTAGCAGCGACGGCGGCGTCAAGCGCGGCGAACTGGCGACCAGCAGCAGTGACCTGCGCAACCTGATCGGCCGTCCCACGACCACGCTGGCCCAGGGCGTGGCCGCGCAACTCGGCAACTGA
- a CDS encoding Rrf2 family transcriptional regulator, whose amino-acid sequence MNHQYAVAVHILSLLDSQPASSSEELAGSVGVHPVVIRTVTGLLRRAGLLETRRGVPGARLARPPRDITLLDVYRAVNAPEQMLKHHPRPNIACPVGANIQAVLDVTSRRAQDALEAELAAHTLEGVLGDLQTRIEQMPSPA is encoded by the coding sequence GTGAATCACCAGTACGCCGTCGCCGTGCATATCCTGTCGCTGCTCGACTCCCAGCCCGCGTCCAGTTCGGAGGAACTGGCCGGCAGCGTGGGCGTGCACCCGGTCGTGATCCGGACCGTGACAGGTCTGCTGCGCCGCGCCGGATTGCTGGAGACGCGCCGCGGGGTGCCGGGGGCCCGGCTCGCCCGTCCCCCGCGCGACATCACGCTGCTCGACGTGTACCGCGCCGTGAATGCCCCCGAGCAGATGCTCAAGCACCACCCCCGGCCGAATATCGCCTGTCCGGTAGGCGCGAACATCCAGGCGGTGCTCGACGTGACCTCGCGCCGGGCGCAGGATGCCCTGGAGGCCGAACTCGCGGCGCATACCCTCGAAGGCGTGCTGGGCGACCTCCAGACCCGCATAGAACAGATGCCCTCTCCCGCCTGA
- a CDS encoding saccharopine dehydrogenase family protein, with protein sequence MSKVIIIGAGGVANVVAKKCAQNDSVFTEVLIATRTVSKADKIVAEIHEHMPNSRAVFTTATVDADNVPELVKLIQGFGPELVINVALPYQDLTIMDACLETGVHYLDTANYEPKDVAKFEYSWQWAYQDRFREKGLTALLGCGFDPGATQAFTAHHAKHHFKEIHYLDIVDCNNGDHGKAFATNFNPEINIREITANGRYWENGEWVETRPLEISQDIYYPKVATRRSYVLYHEELESLVKHFPTIKRARFWMTFGEAYIKHLSVLEGIGMTSIEPIEFRGQQVAPIEFLKAVLPAPESLAENYTGQTCIGVQAKGIGHDGEEKVHFVYNVKDHAECYREVQAQGVSYTTGVPAMIGAMLMLQGKWLQPGVWNVEQLDPDPFIAAMNTWGLPVDELAGIELVKA encoded by the coding sequence ATGAGCAAGGTCATCATCATCGGGGCGGGCGGCGTGGCGAACGTCGTCGCCAAGAAGTGCGCGCAGAACGACTCGGTCTTCACCGAGGTCCTGATCGCCACCCGCACGGTCAGCAAGGCCGACAAGATCGTGGCCGAAATCCACGAACACATGCCGAACAGCAGGGCCGTCTTCACGACCGCCACGGTGGACGCCGACAACGTGCCCGAACTCGTCAAGCTCATCCAGGGCTTCGGTCCCGAACTCGTCATCAACGTGGCGCTGCCCTACCAGGACCTCACGATCATGGACGCCTGTCTGGAAACCGGCGTGCACTACCTCGACACCGCCAACTACGAACCCAAGGATGTGGCGAAGTTCGAGTACTCGTGGCAGTGGGCCTATCAGGACCGTTTCCGCGAGAAGGGCCTGACGGCGCTGCTGGGCTGCGGGTTCGACCCCGGCGCCACGCAGGCCTTCACCGCCCACCACGCCAAGCACCACTTCAAGGAAATCCACTACCTCGACATCGTGGACTGCAACAACGGCGACCACGGCAAGGCGTTCGCCACCAACTTCAACCCCGAGATCAACATCCGCGAGATCACCGCGAACGGGCGGTACTGGGAAAATGGCGAGTGGGTCGAGACGCGTCCCCTCGAAATCTCGCAGGACATCTACTACCCCAAGGTCGCTACGCGCAGGAGCTACGTGCTGTACCACGAGGAGCTCGAATCGCTCGTCAAGCACTTCCCGACCATCAAGCGCGCGCGCTTCTGGATGACCTTCGGTGAGGCGTACATCAAGCACCTCAGCGTCCTCGAGGGCATCGGCATGACGAGCATCGAGCCCATCGAGTTCCGGGGCCAGCAGGTCGCGCCCATCGAGTTCCTCAAGGCCGTGCTGCCCGCGCCCGAGTCGCTCGCTGAGAACTACACCGGCCAGACCTGTATCGGCGTGCAGGCCAAGGGCATCGGCCACGACGGCGAGGAGAAGGTCCACTTCGTCTACAACGTCAAGGACCACGCCGAGTGCTACCGCGAGGTTCAGGCGCAGGGCGTCTCGTACACCACCGGCGTGCCCGCCATGATCGGCGCGATGCTCATGCTGCAGGGCAAGTGGCTGCAGCCGGGCGTCTGGAACGTCGAGCAGCTCGACCCCGATCCCTTTATCGCCGCCATGAACACCTGGGGCCTGCCGGTGGACGAACTGGCCGGGATCGAACTCGTCAAGGCCTGA
- a CDS encoding glycerophosphodiester phosphodiesterase: protein MRPFLRVALLGLGTLLAGCSAPKPEAAVNPYLRARPLNIAHQGGEALWPSNTLLAYRNAAALGVDMIETDMHATRDGALVLSHDEMLDRLTDRAGRIADLTLAQVREADAGYRLTPAGASGFPFRGQGVRVATVDELLEDVSPLPLTIEIKQVSPSLAAPLCQKLRNAGAMRRVIVASFSDEALNGFRTECPGVVTSMTERELRPLVLLSKVGLSRLARAPGQVAQVPVRGGGITVVTPAFVRAMHARGVAVQVWTIDDPAEMRRLVGLGVDGIITNRPDLLKAVLEETK from the coding sequence ATGCGTCCATTCCTGCGCGTGGCCCTGCTGGGCCTGGGCACGTTGCTGGCCGGCTGCTCGGCGCCGAAACCGGAGGCGGCGGTCAATCCCTATCTCCGTGCGCGGCCCCTGAACATCGCCCACCAGGGCGGCGAGGCCCTGTGGCCCAGCAACACCCTGCTGGCCTACCGCAACGCCGCCGCGCTGGGCGTGGACATGATCGAGACCGACATGCACGCCACCCGTGACGGCGCGCTGGTCCTCTCGCACGACGAGATGCTGGACCGCCTGACCGACCGCGCTGGCCGTATCGCCGACCTGACCCTGGCGCAGGTGCGGGAAGCCGACGCGGGCTACCGCCTGACGCCCGCCGGGGCCAGCGGGTTTCCCTTCCGGGGCCAGGGCGTGCGCGTGGCGACGGTGGACGAACTGCTGGAGGACGTGTCCCCCCTGCCACTGACCATCGAGATCAAGCAGGTGTCACCCAGCCTCGCCGCTCCGCTGTGCCAGAAGCTGCGGAACGCCGGAGCCATGCGGCGGGTCATTGTGGCGAGTTTCAGCGACGAGGCCCTCAACGGGTTCCGCACCGAGTGCCCCGGGGTCGTGACGAGCATGACCGAGCGCGAGTTGCGGCCCCTGGTCCTGCTGAGCAAGGTGGGCCTGTCGCGCCTCGCCCGCGCGCCCGGACAGGTCGCGCAGGTGCCGGTGCGCGGCGGCGGAATCACAGTGGTCACGCCCGCCTTCGTGCGCGCCATGCACGCACGCGGCGTGGCGGTACAGGTCTGGACCATCGACGACCCGGCCGAGATGCGCCGGCTGGTGGGGCTGGGCGTGGACGGCATCATCACCAACCGGCCCGACCTGCTCAAAGCGGTGCTGGAGGAGACGAAATGA
- a CDS encoding DUF1572 family protein, producing MSELGTSDVGELYLQDVRARMRGVKALGEGALAQLRADEWHTPLAPEGNSAAVLVTHLAGNMHSRWGALRGGYAPGAEGETPGRDRDAEFAEGQDMPAELHALWEAGWATFLDVLDALTPGDLSRELTIRGEAHSVLAAIQRQVAHYSGHVYQLIFLVKTLRGQDWQTLSIARGGSAAYNAGMTEGQESAR from the coding sequence ATGAGTGAACTGGGGACAAGTGATGTAGGCGAGCTGTACCTGCAGGACGTGCGCGCGCGGATGCGCGGAGTCAAGGCGCTGGGGGAGGGGGCGCTCGCGCAACTGCGCGCCGACGAGTGGCACACCCCGCTGGCCCCGGAGGGCAACTCGGCGGCGGTGCTCGTCACGCATCTGGCGGGCAACATGCACTCGCGCTGGGGAGCGCTGCGCGGCGGGTACGCGCCGGGCGCTGAGGGCGAGACGCCGGGGCGCGACCGCGACGCCGAGTTCGCCGAGGGCCAGGACATGCCCGCCGAACTGCACGCGCTCTGGGAAGCGGGCTGGGCCACCTTTCTGGACGTGCTCGACGCCCTGACGCCCGGCGACCTCTCGCGTGAACTGACCATCCGGGGTGAGGCCCATAGCGTCCTGGCAGCCATTCAGCGGCAGGTGGCGCATTACAGCGGGCACGTCTACCAGCTCATCTTCCTCGTCAAGACACTGCGCGGTCAGGACTGGCAGACCCTGAGCATCGCGCGTGGCGGTTCGGCGGCCTACAACGCAGGGATGACTGAGGGGCAGGAGTCTGCGCGGTAG
- the aroA gene encoding 3-phosphoshikimate 1-carboxyvinyltransferase, which translates to MSTDGLPETFDVLVHPVRELRGELRAQPSKNYTTRYLLAAALAPGETRVVGVATSEDAQAMLRCLADWGAGITHVGEDVVVRGFGDSPRSGVTLNPGNAGAVARFLMGVAALTTGTTFVTDYPDSLGRRPQGDLLEALSRLGARVESEGGRLPLSIAGPVRGGAVEVSAERSSQYASALMFLAPLLPGGLDLHLTGDIKSHAPLRQTLGTLEAFGVRATANEDLSRVSIPGNQTYRPGRVLVPGDYPGSAAILAAAALLPGEVRLSNLREHDLQGEREALDVLRAMGADLTRAGDAVTVRGGRPLHAVTRDGDGFTDAVQALSAAAALAGGTTTWENVATLRLKECDRISDTRRELQRLGLEISETADSLSITGAPRLAGGITADGHGDHRMIMLLTLLGLKADAPLRITGAHHIRKSYPQFFGHLETLGARFDYLPAERH; encoded by the coding sequence ATGAGTACGGACGGCCTGCCGGAGACTTTCGATGTGCTGGTGCACCCGGTACGCGAGCTGAGGGGCGAGCTGCGCGCCCAGCCCAGCAAGAACTACACCACCCGCTACCTGCTGGCGGCGGCCCTCGCCCCGGGCGAGACCCGCGTGGTGGGCGTCGCCACCAGCGAGGACGCCCAGGCGATGCTGCGCTGCCTCGCGGACTGGGGGGCAGGGATCACCCATGTCGGGGAAGACGTGGTCGTGCGGGGCTTCGGAGACTCGCCCCGGTCCGGCGTCACCCTGAACCCCGGCAACGCGGGCGCGGTGGCGCGGTTCCTGATGGGCGTAGCGGCCCTGACCACCGGCACCACCTTCGTCACCGACTATCCCGACTCGCTCGGTCGGCGACCCCAGGGCGACCTGCTCGAAGCCCTGTCGCGGCTGGGCGCGCGGGTCGAGAGCGAGGGCGGTCGCCTGCCCCTGTCCATCGCGGGCCCGGTGCGCGGCGGTGCCGTGGAGGTAAGTGCCGAGCGCAGCAGCCAGTACGCCTCCGCCCTGATGTTCCTGGCCCCACTGCTGCCCGGCGGCCTCGACCTGCACCTGACCGGCGATATCAAGAGCCACGCGCCGCTGCGCCAGACTCTCGGCACGCTGGAGGCCTTCGGGGTGCGCGCCACGGCGAACGAGGATCTGAGCCGCGTCTCCATTCCGGGCAACCAGACCTACCGGCCGGGGCGGGTCCTCGTGCCCGGCGACTACCCTGGCTCAGCGGCGATTCTCGCGGCGGCGGCGCTGCTGCCCGGCGAGGTGCGGCTCTCGAACCTGCGCGAACACGATCTCCAGGGCGAGCGTGAGGCGCTGGACGTGCTGCGGGCAATGGGCGCCGACCTCACCCGCGCGGGAGACGCGGTCACGGTGCGCGGCGGGCGGCCCCTGCACGCGGTGACGCGCGACGGCGACGGCTTCACCGACGCGGTGCAGGCCCTGAGCGCCGCCGCCGCTCTCGCCGGGGGCACGACCACCTGGGAGAATGTGGCGACCCTGCGTCTCAAGGAGTGCGACCGCATCAGCGATACCCGGCGCGAGTTGCAGCGTCTGGGCCTGGAGATCTCCGAGACGGCCGACAGCCTGAGCATCACAGGCGCGCCCCGGCTGGCCGGCGGGATCACGGCCGACGGCCACGGCGACCACCGCATGATCATGCTGCTAACCCTCCTGGGCCTGAAAGCCGACGCGCCCCTGCGGATCACCGGCGCGCACCACATCCGCAAGAGCTACCCGCAGTTTTTCGGGCACCTGGAGACGCTGGGGGCACGGTTCGACTACCTGCCGGCCGAGCGCCACTGA
- a CDS encoding sorbosone dehydrogenase family protein: MRKLLWMAAALAASGLGVASAQTPDLKVPDGFKVSLYAEGLSQPRFMAVAPNGDIFLSEPRSGAVLVLADRNKDGRADGKVTFASGLNQPHGLAFHNGYLYVANTDGVVRFAYKTGDTKATGSAQKLVSLPGGGGHSTRTVEFGPDGRMYVATGSTCNVCEESDPKRAAVWVYDADGKNGKAYATGLRNPVGIEWNGGTLYATNNGRDQLGDNIPPEGFYKLKAGGFYGWPYCYTTQAGQPQVWDKDFGRKTAAACAGATPAFALTTAHSAPLGLAFYDGKSFPTAYRGQMFVALHGSWNRSTKSGFKVVQVDPQSGKVSDFLTGFLSGQNTLGRPVDLVVAPDGALLITDDGAGRVWRVQAQ, from the coding sequence ATGCGAAAACTGCTGTGGATGGCGGCCGCCCTGGCGGCTTCGGGTCTGGGCGTGGCGAGTGCCCAGACTCCCGACCTCAAGGTTCCGGACGGCTTCAAGGTGTCCCTGTACGCCGAGGGACTCTCGCAGCCTCGGTTCATGGCGGTGGCCCCCAACGGCGACATCTTCCTGAGTGAGCCGCGCTCGGGCGCCGTACTCGTGCTGGCCGACCGTAACAAGGACGGCCGGGCCGACGGCAAGGTGACCTTCGCCTCGGGCCTGAATCAGCCGCACGGGCTGGCCTTCCACAATGGGTATCTGTACGTCGCCAATACCGACGGCGTGGTGCGCTTCGCCTACAAGACCGGCGATACCAAGGCAACGGGCAGCGCCCAGAAACTCGTGAGCCTGCCGGGCGGCGGCGGCCACTCGACGCGCACGGTCGAATTCGGCCCCGACGGCAGGATGTACGTGGCGACCGGGAGCACCTGCAATGTGTGCGAGGAGAGCGACCCCAAGCGCGCCGCAGTGTGGGTCTACGACGCCGACGGCAAGAACGGCAAGGCCTACGCCACGGGCCTGCGCAACCCCGTGGGCATCGAGTGGAACGGGGGTACCCTGTACGCCACCAACAACGGCCGCGACCAGCTCGGCGACAACATCCCGCCCGAGGGCTTCTACAAGCTCAAGGCCGGGGGGTTCTACGGCTGGCCCTACTGCTACACCACGCAGGCCGGACAGCCGCAGGTGTGGGATAAGGACTTCGGGCGCAAGACTGCCGCTGCGTGTGCGGGCGCCACCCCCGCCTTCGCGCTCACCACCGCGCACTCGGCGCCGCTGGGGCTGGCCTTCTACGACGGCAAGTCTTTCCCGACCGCCTACCGGGGCCAGATGTTCGTCGCGCTGCACGGCAGCTGGAACCGCAGTACCAAGAGTGGTTTCAAGGTGGTGCAGGTCGACCCCCAGAGCGGCAAGGTCAGCGACTTTCTGACCGGCTTCCTGAGCGGTCAGAACACCCTCGGCCGTCCGGTGGACCTCGTGGTGGCCCCCGACGGCGCCCTGCTGATCACCGACGACGGCGCGGGCCGCGTCTGGCGGGTGCAGGCGCAGTAG
- a CDS encoding Hsp20/alpha crystallin family protein encodes MNKPVLSRLQHLMTLREEVETLSRGGRWVPAADWCDAGTHLELWVDVPGVTPETLTLSEEGRDVTVSGEREPLTRLISGDRPGGSFSLTLTFPEEVLPQSGQASLASGVLTVRFEKRYPTIDVRSEAED; translated from the coding sequence ATGAACAAGCCCGTGCTGTCCAGGCTGCAACACCTCATGACCCTGCGCGAGGAGGTCGAGACGCTGAGCCGGGGGGGACGCTGGGTACCGGCCGCCGACTGGTGCGACGCGGGCACCCACCTCGAACTGTGGGTGGACGTGCCGGGCGTGACCCCCGAGACCCTGACCCTGAGCGAGGAGGGCCGGGACGTCACGGTGTCCGGCGAGCGCGAGCCCCTGACCAGACTGATTTCCGGGGATCGGCCGGGCGGCTCATTCAGCCTCACCCTGACCTTTCCCGAGGAAGTGCTGCCCCAGAGCGGCCAGGCCAGCCTCGCCAGCGGTGTCCTGACGGTGCGCTTCGAGAAGCGCTATCCGACGATAGACGTGCGTAGCGAGGCCGAAGACTGA
- the miaA gene encoding tRNA (adenosine(37)-N6)-dimethylallyltransferase MiaA, which translates to MPPLPSTPIPVLTAPTASGKTALALALAQESAAAGWPVEIVAADAFTVYRGLDIGTAKPDAAERAAVPHHLLDVADVTEDYSVAAYARAAESAVADILARGAQPIVVGGTGFYLTALTRGLPLTPPADVGARAVVEAELEARGLDALLADIAAENPGEAARMERNPRRVVRALEIRRRTGRYPGEFGHAPPAFSYRVLAFSPPEPELLERVESRTRAMLAGGWPEEALWLAAQVDPQREPRPTAWQALGYREAFAVARGELRPEEAAARIVLATRQYTRRQLTWTRRQLGAEVLSPAGVEAHLRAALGLGAR; encoded by the coding sequence GTGCCTCCGCTTCCTTCTACTCCCATTCCCGTTCTGACTGCGCCCACCGCCTCGGGCAAGACGGCGCTGGCGCTGGCCCTGGCCCAGGAAAGCGCCGCCGCTGGCTGGCCGGTCGAGATCGTCGCCGCCGACGCCTTCACGGTGTACCGGGGCCTGGACATCGGCACGGCCAAGCCGGACGCGGCCGAACGCGCCGCCGTGCCGCATCACCTCCTGGATGTGGCTGACGTGACCGAGGACTACAGCGTGGCGGCCTACGCCCGCGCCGCCGAGAGCGCCGTCGCCGACATCCTGGCGCGCGGCGCGCAGCCCATAGTGGTGGGCGGGACCGGGTTCTACCTCACGGCCCTCACGCGCGGCCTGCCCCTGACGCCTCCCGCCGACGTGGGGGCCCGCGCCGTGGTCGAGGCCGAGCTGGAAGCGCGCGGCCTAGACGCCCTGCTGGCCGACATCGCTGCCGAGAATCCGGGCGAGGCGGCGCGGATGGAACGCAACCCCCGCCGCGTGGTGCGCGCCCTGGAGATCCGGCGCCGCACGGGGAGGTATCCCGGTGAGTTCGGGCACGCGCCGCCGGCTTTCTCTTACCGGGTCCTGGCCTTTTCGCCCCCCGAACCCGAGCTGCTAGAGCGGGTCGAATCTCGGACCCGCGCCATGCTCGCGGGCGGCTGGCCGGAGGAGGCTCTCTGGCTCGCCGCGCAGGTAGACCCGCAGCGTGAGCCGCGCCCGACCGCGTGGCAGGCGCTCGGCTACCGCGAGGCCTTCGCCGTGGCCCGCGGTGAACTGCGCCCCGAGGAAGCGGCCGCCCGCATCGTGCTCGCCACGCGACAGTACACCCGGCGCCAGCTCACCTGGACCCGCCGTCAACTCGGAGCCGAAGTGCTCTCGCCTGCCGGGGTAGAGGCGCACCTGCGGGCTGCCCTGGGGCTCGGAGCACGTTAG
- the glgC gene encoding glucose-1-phosphate adenylyltransferase, whose translation MKPRVLGMILAGGQGSRLAPLTQKRSKPAVPFGSKYRIIDFAINNFINSGVFSVYVLTQYKAQSLTEHIQRGWRFGTFLSDYFITLVPAQMYRYEELGAVWYRGTADAVYQNMHLIENYDADYVAVFSGDHIYKMNVEHMLEKHIESRADISIAAYPMPRNEAHRFGVMQVDTRGRVTEFLEKVKDPPGVPGDPDTSLTSMGNYIFSRRALEELLEASISGQEDGFDFGHNVIPRALADGYHVQAYDFHRNPIPGQTGANLYWRDVGTLDAYFEASMDLVSVNPEFDIYNPQWPLRTSSEFSPPAKFVHESDGRKGQAFNSIMAGGTIISGGTVRDSVLGRNVRTHSYSLVENCVIFDDVEVGRHSHLRRVIVDKDVTIPPGTTIGLNPEQDLDRGFTITENGVVVVPKSYVF comes from the coding sequence ATGAAACCACGTGTCCTCGGCATGATTCTCGCGGGTGGTCAGGGGTCGCGCCTCGCCCCGCTGACCCAGAAGCGCAGCAAGCCCGCCGTTCCCTTTGGCAGCAAGTACCGCATCATCGACTTCGCCATCAACAACTTCATCAACAGCGGCGTGTTCTCGGTCTATGTCCTGACGCAGTACAAGGCCCAGAGCCTCACCGAGCACATCCAGCGCGGCTGGCGTTTCGGCACCTTCCTCAGCGACTACTTCATCACGCTCGTGCCCGCGCAGATGTACCGCTACGAGGAACTCGGCGCGGTGTGGTACCGCGGCACCGCCGACGCCGTGTACCAGAACATGCATCTCATCGAAAACTACGACGCCGACTACGTGGCCGTGTTTTCGGGGGACCATATTTACAAGATGAACGTCGAGCACATGCTCGAAAAGCACATCGAGTCGCGCGCCGATATCAGCATCGCCGCCTATCCCATGCCGCGCAACGAGGCGCACCGCTTCGGCGTGATGCAGGTGGACACGCGCGGCCGCGTCACTGAGTTTCTGGAGAAGGTCAAGGACCCGCCCGGCGTTCCCGGCGACCCCGACACCAGCCTGACGAGCATGGGCAACTACATCTTCTCGCGCCGCGCGCTCGAGGAACTCCTCGAAGCGAGCATCAGTGGCCAGGAAGACGGCTTCGACTTCGGGCACAACGTGATTCCGCGCGCCCTGGCCGACGGCTATCACGTGCAGGCCTACGATTTCCACCGCAACCCCATTCCGGGGCAGACCGGCGCGAACCTGTACTGGCGCGACGTGGGCACGCTCGACGCCTATTTTGAGGCGAGCATGGACCTCGTGAGCGTCAATCCCGAGTTCGATATCTACAACCCGCAGTGGCCGCTGCGCACGAGCAGCGAGTTCTCGCCGCCCGCCAAGTTCGTTCACGAGAGCGACGGCCGCAAGGGCCAGGCGTTCAACTCGATCATGGCCGGGGGCACCATCATCAGTGGGGGGACTGTGCGTGACTCAGTGCTGGGGCGTAACGTCCGCACGCACTCGTACTCGCTCGTCGAAAACTGCGTGATCTTCGATGACGTGGAGGTGGGGCGCCACTCGCACCTGCGCCGCGTGATCGTGGACAAGGACGTGACCATTCCGCCCGGCACGACCATCGGCCTGAATCCCGAGCAGGACCTGGACCGGGGCTTCACCATCACCGAGAACGGTGTGGTCGTGGTTCCCAAGAGCTACGTGTTCTGA
- a CDS encoding DUF1540 domain-containing protein, giving the protein MNDTTTVSRCDATTCRFNSEMKCTAGQIEVSLSAQQAQCLTFSPADDAQGQRPAAQQ; this is encoded by the coding sequence ATGAACGACACGACGACCGTTTCCCGCTGCGACGCCACCACCTGCCGCTTCAACAGCGAGATGAAGTGCACGGCCGGCCAGATCGAAGTGAGCCTGAGCGCCCAGCAGGCGCAGTGCCTGACCTTCAGCCCGGCCGACGACGCCCAGGGCCAGCGCCCCGCCGCCCAGCAGTAA